In the genome of Bacillus sp. S3, one region contains:
- the dnaE gene encoding DNA polymerase III subunit alpha has translation MSFIHLHVYSAYSLLTSTASVADLIENAKRKGFTTLALTDRNVMYGTIEFYKLCKKNHLNPIMGLTVDVESEITANESYPLVLLAENQQGFRNLLKISSAVQTKADQGIPQKWLKHYSEGLIAITPGLEGEIEQSLLSGKDEIARKLIRKFDAIFGNGSFFLSLQNHELEQEAMIRNQFLEMANELHVPVVATNRVHYLEKDDSFAHECLLAIKNGDKLQDEHREKLESEQFYLKSAAEMADCFSENPDALENTLRIANRCSVNIELNKTYLPSFPTENNLPPDEYLEMLCKQGLQERLSGPSKEYVERLSFELSVIRRMKFSNYFLIVWDFMRYAREKGILTGPGRGSAAGSLVAYVLYITDVDPIEHNLLFERFLNPERVSMPDIDIDFPDHRREEVIEYVAEKYGELHVAQIVTFGTMAAKAAVRDVGRAFGLNAKELEQLSRTIPSRVGINLNAAFKESEPLRRFVNETSLNRRLFETALKLEGLPRHTSTHAAGVVISEKQLIELIPIQSGSNHVYLTQYSMEYLEELGLLKMDFLGLRNLSLIETILSSIYRQTGRKLDIGRIPLDDTKTFELLAKGETTGIFQLESEGMRKVLTRLKPSRFEDIVAVNALYRPGPMENIPLFIDRKHGRKAVEYPHPDLEPILENTYGVIVYQEQIIQIASKMAGFSLGEADLLRRAVGKKQKEVLDKERNHFVQGALKKGYNQALANDIYDLIVRFANYGFNRSHAVAYSMIAYQLAFLKANYSLYFMAGLLTSAIGNETKIAQYILETRQKDLVVLPPSINHSAYSFQVEKAGAIRYSLAAIKSVGAAALKEIFQSRKRKKFDDLFDFCIRVSPKAINRKTLEHLVHAGCFDEFGEDRAVLLASLDVAIEHAQIFKPDDANQFALFEDEMIPKPKYVSVDSISLENKLTFEKEALGFYLSDHPISIYEKELKRCGAYLLYQLRSDNKRAASGVYLSAVKSIRTKKGDSMAFLTISDASGEMEAVAFPTVFKKFHSLLRQGNFVLLQGKIEERDGTLQFIIQQVSDLDQWLKANAINQQVLYLKISSQQDEQLLQRINQLLKGNKGDAGVILHYEETRKTVKLTADNNVNPTPEVLQQLRNLLGSKSVVLKD, from the coding sequence ATGTCATTTATTCACCTTCATGTTTATAGTGCCTATAGTTTGCTTACAAGTACGGCATCCGTCGCAGATCTAATTGAAAATGCCAAACGAAAAGGTTTTACTACCCTCGCCTTAACGGATAGAAATGTCATGTACGGAACAATTGAATTTTATAAGCTTTGTAAAAAAAATCATTTGAATCCAATTATGGGGTTAACGGTTGATGTAGAAAGCGAGATTACCGCAAACGAATCCTACCCGCTTGTTTTATTGGCAGAAAATCAACAAGGATTTCGTAATCTCTTGAAAATCTCCAGTGCTGTCCAAACAAAGGCCGATCAGGGGATACCGCAAAAGTGGCTGAAGCATTATTCAGAGGGGCTTATTGCTATCACACCCGGATTGGAAGGGGAAATTGAACAGTCTCTTTTAAGCGGTAAGGATGAGATTGCAAGAAAGCTTATTAGAAAATTTGACGCAATCTTTGGGAATGGCAGCTTCTTTCTCTCGCTTCAAAATCACGAGCTCGAACAAGAAGCAATGATTAGAAATCAATTTCTTGAGATGGCAAACGAGTTACATGTGCCCGTTGTTGCAACAAACCGGGTACATTATTTAGAAAAAGATGACAGCTTCGCTCATGAGTGTTTGCTGGCGATTAAGAATGGCGATAAGTTACAGGATGAACATCGGGAAAAGCTCGAAAGTGAGCAATTTTATTTAAAGTCGGCAGCTGAAATGGCGGATTGCTTCTCAGAAAATCCCGATGCACTTGAAAATACACTTCGAATTGCGAACAGATGCAGCGTAAATATTGAACTAAATAAAACTTACCTCCCGTCATTCCCAACCGAAAATAATCTACCCCCAGATGAATATCTCGAAATGTTGTGTAAGCAGGGACTCCAAGAACGTTTATCTGGGCCGTCAAAGGAATATGTTGAACGACTTTCCTTTGAATTATCCGTGATAAGAAGGATGAAATTTAGCAACTACTTTCTAATTGTCTGGGATTTTATGAGATATGCTCGGGAAAAAGGGATTTTGACTGGGCCGGGACGAGGCTCGGCGGCAGGCTCGCTTGTTGCTTATGTTTTATATATAACCGACGTTGACCCAATCGAACATAACTTATTGTTTGAACGATTTTTAAATCCTGAGCGGGTCTCGATGCCGGATATTGATATTGATTTTCCCGATCACCGCCGTGAAGAAGTAATTGAATATGTCGCCGAGAAATACGGTGAACTCCATGTCGCGCAAATAGTCACCTTCGGAACTATGGCGGCCAAAGCGGCAGTTAGAGATGTTGGAAGGGCATTCGGGCTAAATGCAAAAGAACTCGAGCAATTATCTAGAACGATTCCTTCAAGGGTAGGAATAAACCTAAATGCCGCCTTTAAAGAATCTGAACCATTAAGAAGGTTTGTCAATGAAACATCGCTAAACCGCAGGTTGTTTGAGACCGCCTTAAAGCTTGAGGGCCTGCCGCGGCATACATCGACGCATGCAGCAGGTGTGGTCATAAGCGAGAAGCAGCTGATTGAATTAATTCCAATCCAAAGCGGGTCAAACCATGTTTATTTAACCCAATACTCAATGGAATACCTCGAAGAGCTTGGACTTTTGAAAATGGATTTTCTTGGACTTAGGAACCTTTCCCTCATAGAAACCATTCTTTCCTCCATTTACCGCCAAACAGGGCGGAAACTGGATATTGGACGAATTCCATTGGACGACACAAAGACCTTCGAATTACTTGCAAAGGGTGAAACAACGGGGATTTTTCAGCTGGAATCAGAAGGAATGCGGAAGGTATTAACCCGGCTAAAGCCTTCACGTTTTGAGGATATTGTCGCCGTCAATGCATTGTACCGCCCGGGACCAATGGAAAATATCCCGCTCTTTATCGATCGAAAACACGGCCGGAAGGCAGTTGAATATCCACATCCCGATTTGGAGCCAATCCTGGAAAATACATATGGGGTGATTGTCTATCAGGAGCAAATCATCCAGATCGCTTCCAAGATGGCGGGATTCTCACTTGGTGAAGCGGACCTTTTAAGACGGGCAGTTGGAAAAAAGCAAAAAGAAGTATTGGACAAAGAGCGGAATCATTTTGTCCAAGGAGCCCTGAAAAAGGGATATAACCAAGCACTAGCTAATGATATCTATGATTTAATTGTCCGGTTTGCCAATTATGGCTTTAACCGGAGCCATGCTGTTGCTTACAGCATGATCGCTTATCAGCTGGCCTTTTTAAAAGCCAATTATTCGCTGTATTTTATGGCAGGCCTCTTGACATCGGCCATCGGTAATGAGACCAAAATTGCCCAATACATTTTGGAAACAAGGCAAAAGGATCTCGTTGTTCTGCCGCCATCTATTAATCATAGTGCTTACTCATTCCAAGTAGAAAAAGCGGGGGCCATTCGTTATAGTCTTGCAGCAATTAAAAGCGTTGGTGCAGCCGCATTAAAGGAAATCTTTCAATCAAGGAAACGAAAGAAATTTGATGACCTATTTGATTTTTGTATCAGGGTTTCACCAAAAGCAATTAATCGCAAAACCCTGGAGCACCTGGTTCATGCTGGATGCTTTGATGAATTTGGTGAAGACCGCGCCGTTTTGCTGGCAAGCTTGGATGTAGCTATTGAACATGCCCAAATTTTCAAACCTGATGATGCGAACCAATTTGCCTTATTTGAGGATGAAATGATCCCAAAACCGAAATATGTTTCGGTTGATTCTATTAGTCTGGAAAATAAGCTGACATTTGAAAAAGAGGCGCTTGGTTTTTACCTCTCAGATCACCCAATTTCTATTTATGAAAAAGAACTCAAGCGGTGCGGAGCCTATTTATTGTATCAATTAAGAAGTGACAATAAACGAGCTGCATCCGGTGTTTATCTTTCAGCGGTGAAATCGATTCGTACCAAAAAAGGTGATTCCATGGCCTTTTTAACAATAAGTGATGCCAGCGGTGAAATGGAGGCCGTCGCATTTCCAACAGTTTTTAAAAAATTCCATTCCCTATTACGGCAGGGGAATTTTGTCCTGCTGCAGGGTAAAATTGAAGAGCGAGATGGGACACTGCAATTTATCATTCAGCAGGTGTCAGATTTAGATCAATGGCTAAAAGCAAACGCGATCAACCAGCAGGTTCTATACTTGAAAATTTCCTCACAGCAGGATGAGCAATTGCTCCAAAGAATCAATCAGCTGTTAAAAGGAAATAAAGGCGATGCAGGTGTCATTTTGCATTATGAAGAGACCCGTAAAACAGTAAAGTTAACGGCAGATAACAATGTCAATCCAACTCCTGAAGTGTTACAGCAATTAAGAAATTTACTTGGGTCAAAAAGTGTTGTCTTAAAAGATTAA
- a CDS encoding NADP-dependent malic enzyme — MTLREEALHMHRINKGKLESKSKVPVRNAHDLSLAYSPGVAEPCKDIYEKPETVYDYTMKGNMVAVVSDGTAVLGLGNIGPEAALPVMEGKAVLFKSFAGVDAFPICLNTTDVDKIVETVKLLEPTFGGVNLEDIAAPNCFVIEERLKKEANIPIFHDDQHGTAIVTVAGLVNALKMIGKKMTEIKVVASGAGAAGIAIIKLLYAYGVRDIIMCDTKGAIYEGRPQGMNSVKAEVAKFTNRDNLTGSLADVIKNADVFIGVSVAGALTKEMVASMNQDAIIFAMANPDPEIMPEDAKAAGAKVVGTGRSDFPNQVNNVLAFPGIFRGALDVRATHINEKMKVAAVEAIAGLISEEELNADYVIPAPFDPRVAPNVAAAVAKAAMETGVARIKVDPEDIKERTQRLAIIGKSE; from the coding sequence TTGACATTACGTGAAGAAGCATTACATATGCACCGCATTAATAAAGGAAAATTAGAGTCGAAATCCAAAGTACCAGTTCGAAATGCACATGATTTAAGTTTAGCCTATTCACCGGGTGTTGCGGAGCCATGTAAAGATATCTATGAAAAACCGGAAACGGTTTACGATTATACCATGAAAGGAAACATGGTGGCTGTTGTTTCCGATGGTACGGCTGTCCTAGGACTCGGTAATATTGGACCTGAAGCAGCACTTCCTGTAATGGAAGGTAAGGCCGTCCTATTTAAAAGTTTTGCTGGTGTTGATGCTTTTCCCATTTGTTTAAACACTACGGATGTAGACAAAATTGTTGAAACCGTTAAGCTTCTCGAACCAACCTTTGGCGGCGTGAACCTTGAAGATATCGCTGCACCTAACTGCTTTGTTATTGAGGAAAGATTGAAAAAAGAAGCAAACATTCCAATATTTCATGATGACCAGCATGGAACAGCAATTGTTACGGTTGCAGGTCTTGTCAATGCCCTTAAAATGATCGGAAAGAAAATGACTGAAATCAAAGTAGTTGCAAGCGGCGCTGGTGCCGCAGGAATTGCGATTATTAAATTGTTATATGCTTATGGTGTACGAGATATCATAATGTGCGATACAAAAGGGGCGATTTATGAAGGCCGCCCACAGGGAATGAATTCCGTTAAAGCAGAAGTGGCCAAGTTTACCAATCGCGATAACCTTACTGGCAGCCTCGCGGATGTTATCAAAAATGCGGATGTATTTATTGGGGTATCGGTTGCGGGAGCACTTACAAAAGAAATGGTGGCATCAATGAATCAAGATGCGATTATTTTTGCCATGGCCAATCCAGACCCTGAGATTATGCCTGAAGATGCAAAAGCTGCGGGAGCAAAAGTAGTGGGAACCGGACGTTCTGATTTTCCAAACCAAGTAAACAATGTCCTGGCCTTCCCTGGGATTTTCAGGGGAGCACTTGATGTTCGTGCGACACATATTAACGAAAAAATGAAAGTAGCAGCCGTAGAGGCAATTGCCGGCTTAATTAGTGAGGAAGAGTTGAATGCTGACTATGTCATACCTGCACCATTTGACCCACGAGTTGCCCCGAATGTTGCTGCTGCTGTCGCAAAAGCGGCAATGGAAACGGGTGTGGCCCGGATTAAGGTAGATCCTGAAGATATAAAGGAAAGAACACAAAGGCTCGCTATTATTGGCAAAAGTGAGTGA
- a CDS encoding CBS domain-containing protein — protein sequence MATKHEQILHYIDGLPIGEKISVRQIAKAMTVSEGTAYRAIKEAENKGYVSTIERVGTIRIERKKKENIEKLTFAEVVNIVDGQVLGGRTGLHKTLNKFVIGAMKLEAMMRYTEAGNLLIVGNRTQAHELALKAGAAVLITGGFDSEDHVKKLADKLELPVISSSYDTFTVATMINRAIYDQLIKKEIILVEDILTPLADTYYLKTNDKVSKWHELNKQTTHSRYPVVDQNMKIQGMVTSKDILGQDVEISIDKIMTKHPMTVNGKTSVASTAHTMVWEGIEVLPVSDDANRLEGIISRQDVLKALQMNQRQPQVGETLDDIVTNQMVLMQGKPKGEEVYSCEVTPQMTNHLGTISYGVFTTIVADAANRVLKSYKKGDLVVENMSIYFIKPVQMESKLEIFPKILEVGRKFGKVDVEVFNEGILVGKAMMMCQLIDRN from the coding sequence TTGGCTACTAAGCATGAACAAATTTTGCATTATATTGATGGACTCCCCATTGGAGAAAAAATATCTGTAAGGCAAATCGCCAAAGCGATGACGGTAAGTGAAGGTACAGCCTATCGAGCGATTAAAGAGGCAGAAAACAAAGGATATGTCAGCACAATTGAACGTGTGGGCACCATTCGAATTGAGCGGAAGAAGAAAGAAAATATTGAAAAGCTTACCTTTGCTGAAGTTGTCAATATCGTTGATGGCCAAGTATTAGGCGGAAGAACGGGCTTGCATAAAACCCTTAATAAATTTGTGATTGGCGCGATGAAGCTTGAGGCGATGATGCGCTACACTGAGGCCGGTAACCTTTTGATTGTAGGGAACAGAACACAAGCGCATGAGTTAGCTTTAAAAGCAGGAGCTGCCGTACTGATCACCGGCGGATTTGATTCGGAGGATCATGTGAAAAAACTGGCAGATAAATTAGAGCTCCCGGTTATTTCATCAAGCTATGACACTTTTACTGTTGCCACGATGATTAATCGGGCTATTTACGATCAATTGATCAAAAAGGAAATTATTTTAGTTGAAGATATTTTAACACCACTTGCAGATACTTATTATCTTAAAACAAATGACAAGGTGTCAAAATGGCATGAATTGAATAAACAAACAACGCACAGCCGCTACCCGGTTGTGGATCAAAACATGAAGATTCAAGGAATGGTGACTAGTAAGGACATTTTAGGTCAGGATGTTGAGATTTCTATTGATAAGATTATGACTAAACATCCGATGACAGTAAATGGGAAAACGAGTGTTGCTTCCACTGCCCATACAATGGTCTGGGAAGGGATTGAGGTTCTTCCGGTTTCTGATGATGCTAATCGTTTAGAAGGAATTATCAGCAGGCAGGATGTTTTAAAGGCACTTCAAATGAATCAAAGGCAGCCGCAGGTTGGCGAAACGCTTGATGACATTGTCACTAATCAAATGGTATTAATGCAGGGGAAACCGAAAGGCGAAGAGGTATATTCCTGTGAAGTGACACCGCAAATGACCAATCACCTAGGAACCATTTCATACGGCGTATTTACCACCATTGTGGCAGATGCGGCCAACCGGGTATTGAAAAGCTATAAAAAAGGTGACCTTGTAGTAGAAAATATGTCGATTTACTTTATCAAACCCGTTCAAATGGAGAGCAAATTGGAAATTTTCCCAAAAATTCTTGAGGTAGGACGGAAATTTGGAAAAGTAGATGTGGAAGTATTCAACGAAGGGATATTAGTTGGTAAAGCCATGATGATGTGTCAATTGATTGATAGAAACTAA
- a CDS encoding YtpI family protein — protein sequence MLVLVVLIAVSFAFYLFYKTKYFRSNRQVEKKWLSAKSNIALGLFVCLFGMNHLLFISESTVTYIVAAIFTIYGAVFTWIGFKKYKHYLPFAIEEANMIDAQK from the coding sequence ATGTTGGTACTTGTTGTTTTAATTGCTGTGTCATTTGCCTTCTATCTATTTTATAAAACAAAATACTTCAGAAGCAACCGTCAAGTAGAAAAGAAATGGCTTTCTGCAAAATCAAATATTGCCCTCGGCCTTTTTGTCTGCTTATTTGGCATGAATCATCTTCTATTCATATCCGAATCAACCGTAACTTATATTGTTGCAGCCATATTTACGATTTATGGGGCCGTATTCACCTGGATCGGCTTTAAAAAATACAAACATTACCTCCCATTCGCGATTGAGGAAGCCAATATGATTGATGCCCAGAAATAA
- a CDS encoding YtrH family sporulation protein: protein MKEIGFFPAFIESYFIALGVLLGGSLIGGIASFLTGQPPLTTVYRLSSALRIWAIVAAIGGTFDTVYTFEKGFLDAGTKDLFKQLLLILSALGGAQTGALIINWLTQEYISS from the coding sequence ATGAAAGAAATTGGTTTTTTTCCTGCATTTATTGAAAGCTATTTTATTGCCTTAGGAGTCTTGCTTGGCGGTTCATTAATTGGCGGGATTGCCTCCTTTTTAACTGGACAACCACCACTTACAACCGTCTATCGTTTGTCATCAGCACTCCGAATATGGGCCATTGTAGCGGCAATCGGCGGGACATTTGATACGGTTTACACATTTGAAAAAGGCTTTTTGGATGCGGGAACCAAGGATTTGTTCAAACAATTATTATTAATTCTTTCAGCCTTAGGCGGCGCCCAGACAGGTGCTCTCATTATTAATTGGCTCACCCAGGAGTATATTTCATCATGA
- a CDS encoding DHH family phosphoesterase: MIEQILAAIEQYETIIVHRHVRPDPDAYGSQGGLAAILQESYPEKKIYAVGQEEPTLHYMRRLDVIEDEVYKGALVIVCDTANAERICDKRYTLGDKLIKIDHHPNEDPYGDLLWVDTTASSCSEMIYEFYLNGKASGLKMNDEAARLLFAGIVGDTGRFLFPSTTEKTFEYAGELIHYHFSRTELFDKMYELDPKIIKLNGYILQNFDLQPNGVASVKLTRDLLKAYDARPAEASLLVGSLGDVKGIKAWVFFIEEDDQIRVRLRSKGPVINGVARKFNGGGHPLASGASIYSWDEVDHVLRELAVVCENYQK, from the coding sequence ATGATTGAGCAAATATTAGCAGCTATCGAACAATATGAAACCATCATTGTCCATCGACACGTTCGACCTGACCCGGATGCCTATGGTTCACAGGGCGGTTTAGCTGCAATTCTACAAGAATCCTATCCCGAAAAAAAGATTTATGCAGTGGGGCAGGAAGAACCCACACTCCATTACATGCGCAGATTAGATGTGATTGAAGATGAGGTATATAAGGGTGCTTTGGTCATTGTTTGTGATACTGCTAATGCTGAAAGAATATGTGACAAGCGTTACACGCTGGGTGATAAGCTAATAAAAATTGATCACCATCCAAACGAAGATCCTTACGGTGATTTATTATGGGTCGATACAACGGCAAGCTCGTGCAGTGAAATGATCTATGAATTTTATTTAAACGGAAAGGCTTCAGGCTTGAAAATGAATGATGAGGCGGCAAGACTTTTATTTGCCGGAATTGTTGGGGATACGGGAAGGTTTCTATTTCCAAGTACAACTGAAAAGACGTTTGAGTATGCCGGTGAATTGATTCACTACCATTTTTCCCGCACCGAACTTTTTGATAAAATGTATGAATTAGATCCTAAGATTATTAAGCTGAACGGTTATATTCTGCAAAATTTTGACCTTCAGCCAAACGGTGTTGCCTCTGTGAAGCTTACAAGGGATTTATTGAAAGCGTATGATGCTAGGCCGGCAGAAGCATCCTTGCTGGTGGGGTCATTAGGTGATGTTAAAGGAATTAAAGCGTGGGTCTTTTTCATTGAGGAAGATGATCAAATACGGGTACGTCTCCGTTCAAAGGGTCCAGTGATTAATGGTGTAGCAAGGAAGTTCAATGGTGGCGGGCATCCGCTTGCCTCAGGTGCATCGATATATTCATGGGACGAAGTGGATCATGTCTTAAGGGAATTGGCAGTGGTTTGCGAAAATTATCAGAAGTAA
- the ytrI gene encoding sporulation membrane protein YtrI encodes MRIPPLYRRPSWQRFFSGMAIGGAISWCIFLYIYGVWQEKNSELIRKQQEEIVDLTNEKKIWQDEYKDLNKQNIEKLTVQKITVKITNYEKYKLDLLSVQETENAVNDDISMILAKDLDTVYKSKDLLKKTIENKLIKIYDKRYKLKVKEMVIYTNVTIQLEIQFE; translated from the coding sequence ATGAGAATTCCACCATTGTATCGCAGACCCTCATGGCAGCGTTTTTTTTCCGGGATGGCTATTGGGGGTGCCATCAGCTGGTGTATTTTTCTATATATTTATGGTGTCTGGCAGGAGAAGAATTCGGAATTGATTCGAAAGCAGCAGGAGGAGATCGTTGATTTAACTAATGAAAAAAAGATTTGGCAGGATGAATATAAGGATTTAAACAAACAAAATATTGAAAAGCTAACTGTCCAGAAGATTACGGTCAAAATCACTAATTATGAAAAATATAAACTGGATCTACTAAGTGTTCAGGAGACGGAAAATGCTGTCAACGATGATATTAGTATGATATTGGCTAAGGATTTAGATACCGTCTATAAAAGCAAAGATTTGTTAAAAAAAACGATTGAAAACAAACTGATTAAGATTTATGACAAAAGGTATAAACTAAAAGTAAAAGAAATGGTCATTTATACAAACGTTACGATTCAGCTGGAGATTCAATTTGAGTAA